From the genome of Triticum aestivum cultivar Chinese Spring chromosome 1A, IWGSC CS RefSeq v2.1, whole genome shotgun sequence:
TGGATTTGACGTGTGATGCTGCGATTTTGCTTCTGTTGCCTTGAGAGTTGGCAGTAGAGGCGGCCAGAATAAATCACAGAACACAGCTCGGTCCAGCGGGATTCGTCTCGATCTCGTCGAAGAGGAAATCAGTCTCCGAACTGACCTGGACACGGATGATGAGCCGTTCCTGTCGGACTCGGCGGATTGCACAACGCGGCGACGGCGCGAAACCCTAATCCTCTCGATCTCAAATCTTGTATCTGTAAACTTGGCTCTGTATACCatttgttagataataacgagaataaaCAAGACATGAGAgcacacggatttttacgtggaaactcTTGCCGAAGAAAACCACGGACGcatgaaggcgcaatcactatgaggaggagtattaaaAGCACGGGACGACAGACAGTCTTTGGGTGCGACTACATGAGGTATATAAGAGGGCAATATATGAGAGTCCTTGGCGggcaagtaaacgagttgtactcgtacgcgtcggtaccaacgcaaaggcccacatcgtatgtactacgtctagtccaatacaatagaatttggatcacaatttaacagagggagtatcttatttGTGATAGTGGAAAAGACATATATACATATGTGGAAAATGACGGAAATTTCTATGTTATTATTCCTGGACTCGGTACATGGAGGCTTTGAGATCAGCAAATTTAAGAGTGGGATGGTTGGTAGTGGTATCGTACTGCCAATTGGTGGTGTACCACTTCTGTTGCTATCACCAGTTTAGCCAGCTGGGTTGCGTCTGAAGGGTGAAACGGCAAGGTGTGCGCCAATCAGCACGCACCCCGGTCGACGTCGACGCACGATCCCGGCCGCATCGGCACGCTGGTAAaatccgcatgcatgcatgtgtccgCCGCCACGCACCGACCGGTGCCATCGGCATCTCGATCACCCCGGAGGCTGTCCGGAGGCCACACACACGACCACTTTTCTTTTAGGGGAACAGGTTCATCTTTTTTCAAGTACTAGTAAATGGAACGGCGAAAGCGAACCCAATCAGGCCACTGGCAGGAATGATAAAAACAAAGGTCAGCGAGCTGCCTGTGTGATCGCTAAGGCCAAACATAGAAAGATTCGGGCCGGGCCGCAAATCGTTCGCTAAGgttaaaaaagagaaaagaactcGTTCGGCACAGTGGTAACGGCGACGGGCATCGACGGCGATCCCGCGAACAAAACTGTAAAAGATCGCCGAGGAAGCTGCTGGGAATCTGACGGTGTTCTGCCGATTGCACCATCTTACTCTGACGTGGCCTCGTGCCGTAATGCCATTCATTCAGTTATTCTTTATTGGAGACGATCGAAAGAGACGGCCGTGCGTCCTCCAAAATATTACTGGAGTATGTTCGATATACGGTGCACGTAGGTGCCGCCCGGGACACCTGGTCACGGGAAAAGACGTCATCTTTGGATCTTCTGGGTGGTGGCTAGCCACCTACCCTCCATCGGACGTTTTGTTTGGATTGTGGCTCGATCACCTTGCAGCGGCGTGGGTCAGTGTGCAGTGAGCGGCTAGCTGGGAACGTTGCCGCATCTGCTCAGGTCAGTTGGGTGCATTCTAACCATCATGCCCTTTCTAGCTtggttttttattattttttgcgaaaaaaatgtctTTATGCCATTTCTTTCCTTGCGGGTATCTTTATGTCATTTCAGAGTTTCTAGCGAGTATATTTATGCATTCCAGATCTTTAGTAACACAAACGATTGTCATCTTTTTGTTCGTACCGAGGGTAGGACCATGACTTGGCTAGGATCGGGACCCTCTAATGCGGTTGAGCTGTCTCTTGCTGATTGTAATCTTGATGGTTGAGTAATACAAACTttcactcacacacacacaaaaaaagaatGTCATCTTGGACAACAGCACGATCCTCACTATATAGTTTGGGTCACCAAATCGTATAAAAATGTTTCTTTTAAATATTCATTAAAAAATTACCCATGAACAAATTGTTTCCATTTACATGTGAAAACTTTTTTTTTGAAGTTTCACTCCTATACAGGAAAATATTAATGTTTTTGAGCAAACTACATTCTTTCATTTACACCTTCTTAATTGTCACGTTAATACAAAGTTCCAGAGATATTTTTCTGGAGTGCTCAGATTTTTCCCACATGGAACTTGTTATATTCTATCATTCATGTCCGACTGATGTATTTCTTTTGAATTTACTACTACTATTCCTATTTTTTAAAACCAATTTTATGTTCCCTGTGTAACGCCTTCCAAAAGTATTTATCAGAAATGCTCTAACCCTTTTTGACGTGGAACATGCTACATTAGATTGTTCTTGCCAATGTTAGGAATTTTTCTGAAACTATCTGCTATTATTTAGACATTCAATGACTTTATAGGTATTTACTGGAcacaattcaaaattgaactacaagtaTATTAACAAAAACAGTACATTtaaaaaaacatgtttaagttcttaagggcatctccaacgccaacCCGCAAATTCCTCCAGTATATGTCCGTTTTTGTGTCTGGACATGGTCCGCGGACATGATACGGGAGAGAAATCCAACGCTAATTGCAAAGTATGTGGCTGGGAGGAGAAAAAAAAAGACGAGGACCATGCATGTGGTGGAATATTTGTGCGCTGGGAGGAGAGCGATAGAAGAGTGGGACCATGCATTTGcgaatggagagagagagagagagagagagagagagagaagagggaccATTTATGTGATTGGTCAATTGCATGTCCGGACTCCGGCAAAACTCCCTACGTTTGTCTCCAAAATACCGGAATTTGGACGTCCGGATAGCTTGGCGGACTCATACAGGTTCCCTTTGGATTACCAAAGTGAACAAATGTGCTCGGCCTGATATATACCGGTGTTTTGAGTGTCtcccttggagatgccctaagtgccTAGGTAGATGTTATTACAAAATGTGGGAAAACTTCAATTTAATTCAGAATATTCGAACCCTTACTTGTATTTTTTGTTTTCCAATATTTAGAAAAAGATATGAtgtaaaaaaaatatgaaatttggcatggtgccATGATGTTATGTCACGAAGCGGTGTTCAAAATTTCAAGCAGTTACATCAAAATTGGACTATGCATTGCTCTGTAACTCCAGTATCTCTATATAAGCGACATATCATTCAAAGCGAATGTATGAAGATTAAATTCTACATCAAAGTTTATTCATCATTTAAGCTTGAAATTTGGAGTATAGCAATATCACACGACTATGCACTAATATACATCCATTTTCCATCTTGTTATTTGATAATTtgcatttcatttttttgaaatgccAATTTCAGCTAGCATGTGTAAAACCTTCCAAAATTATTTATAAAAATGCTACAAATATTTTCTACATGGAACAAACTACATTAGATTATTCTTGTAAAAATGACACATTTTGCTAAATTCATTTCTATTATTTAGCCATCAAATGAATTTCTAGCTATTTACtattgtataattcaaatttgagataCATGTACATTAAGAAATGCCTACCATTTTGGAAGAGAGATCACATTTGAGTTCTAAAGTACCTTGGTAGATGTTATCCCAAAAATGtatgaaaaattcaaaattttggtTGGGAAAACTAAAAACAATTACTtgcattttttttttcattttttaaggTAAATGGTGTCAGGACAATATGAAATCTAGCATGGTACCATGATATGACCTCAAGACTTTGGTTTTAAAATAACAAACAGTTTCACAAAAGCTACAGTGTGTAAAACCTTCCAAAATTATTTATCAAAAATGCTACAATTTTTTTCTACAGGAAAAAAACTACATTAGATTATTATTGTCAAAGCTAGGCATTTTGCTAAATTCATTTATATTAGTTAGTCATTAAATGAATCCCCAGCTATTTACTATATATAATTCAATTTTGAGATACATGTATATTAAGAAATGTCTGACATTTGGAAGAAATATCACATTTGAGTTCTTAAGTACCTTGGTTGATGTTATCCAAGAAATGTATGCAAATATCAAATATTTGATTGGGAAAATTCTAACATTTACTTGcatttttatttttcactttttaaAGAAGGTAAATGATGTAAAAtataaaatttagcatggtaccaTGATATGACCTCAAGATTTTGTGTTTGAAATTTCAAATAGTTTCACAAAAGCTGGACTATATATACATTGCTTAGTAGCTAGAGCATCTCAGAGTAATCATCATATCATTCAGAAGAAAAAAACATTGAAGATTGAAATCCACATCAAATTTTATTCATCATTTGAACCGCCATTTGGACCGTAGCTTGATATTACGCTATTACCATGCACTAATACACATTCATTTCCCATATAAAGAAAATCAGATGTTTGCAAAGAGAAGTTCAAACATTTACGGTGTCGTGTGCATATTTGCACACGGCAGTCACGGTTGTATTGACTGTCAATCGGGATGGGGGGGTCAGATTTTTTTTTACCATTTAAAAATATGCTACTGAGTTTGAAGCACGGGAAGCATCCTAGGGGCGGGAGTACCAGGTATTCTCCCGGGGTGTCCCAGGTAGTCCTGGCCATCTtaggcccggccctgtcggcccacccaggcccggccctaaaatccagggcctaggcccgatgggcttgtctgtgggccgggcttgggcctgagttttgagcccatcaGTAGGGCCTGGAcaggcttgggcttggcatattggcattttaaggaagaggcccggcccacggccctaagccctaagggcttttcagaCCTTTTTACGAGATGgaccgggcttgggcttgaaaagtaggcccgatggtagggcctgggcctcagttttctgccatgggcttttttaggcccggcccatggccagatatagcCCCAGGCGATTGTTGAAATTGCGCACGTACAACCGTGATGGCGTTTGATTCAGAGATGGATCTCTCCGAGGCGGATGGTTCTGTACATATTTATTGCACGGTTAAGTAGGTAGCACTAGCAGTGTAGTGGAGTGTGTCTTACATTCGTCGGGAGGGCTCTCGTGATCGAGCCCACACTGCACACTGATGTCCACAACACTGGTACAAGACGGGGAGAGAAGAAAAGGTCGAGCTATATGGATAGATCGATCCCAAAAAAAGCCCCACGCCTCGAGAAACCGAACCTGATGATCCACTAGTCTAGCTACGAACTAGTGGCTGCACCTGCACCTAGCTGTCTAGCTTGACCAAGATGGAAGCCCCGTGCCGATCTCGACGTGCCCCGTCGTTGGCGGTGGGTGCTACTCAGTTGAGTGAGCCTGGCGGCGGGTGCGTGCCGGCGACGAAGAAGCGGCCGGAGGCGGCGTCCTGGCTGGCGTAGTAGACGGTGCTGGGGCTCACGTGGCTGTGCGTGCCCTCGTACGTGGTCACCACGTACGCCGGGTCGTCCCGGTCCCGCTCCACCCGCTTCTTCACGCTGCACCCTTCCGTCGAGCACCGGTAGTAGTTCCTTGGGTTGGGGCTGTTCTTGACGGCCTTCTTGCCGTACTTGCGCCACTTGTAGCCGTCGTCCAGGATCTCGACCTCCGACCGAGTCCGGAACGCGATGCGCTCCGTCCGCGGCCGCTCCGCCGACTCGGCGCTCCTCGCAGTcaccgcggacgccgaacttgcaGCAGCCGCGCCAACGGCCGGCACGGAGACGACGGGCGGGAGCGGCGCGGCGAACGTGCCCTCGTCGTAAAGGTACTCGGAGATGTCGAACTGCGCCGCGGGGTCCGCCGCGATCGCCGGTGCAGCGGGCGGCGTGGCGCCGAGCGCCGCGGAGAAGCTGGAGGCCGGGCTGGAGGAGGTTGAGCTGATCCCCCCGTGGGAGAAGTGGGAGGACATGGAAGAGAAGTAGCAGCCGTCGCCCGCCGCCTGCGCCTGCTGTTGGTAGAGCAGTGGTGCCGCTCCGACTGCCGCCATGACCGAGTTTGACACCGGCGAGAGCGCTTCGTATTTATAAGACCCCCTAAACCGCCggtgcgctgctgctgctgcatggaTTGGGTTGGGGGGTGGATTTGTACTAGGAGGAGAGGCGCTGGCCGTGAGCTCCTGGGGATTTCGGGCGGCTTCCCGGTGAGCTTCGTGCTGAGAAGGTTCGGCGATGGTGAGTGGGTTGCCCGCCCGCCGCCGCAGACAGGCTCCTCGTGCCACTTATCACTTATGGCAGGGTGGGCTGGGAGAATTGTCTCGGAACAAAGACTTGAAGAAAGGTCTTCCTTGGCCACGTAGGAGTGTGTGTGGCCCCTCCGATCGGACTCAATTCAAGCAATCAAGCCGCATTCTTCCTTTGCGTTGTGCTCAAAATCTCTTTTCTGGACCAGCTTTACCTGATGTGGAAAGCCAACACATTCTAAACCGGTCCACGCCGACAAATgtctactccctctatcccaaaattcttgtcttaaattagatacggatgtatctttGAGACGGAGGCAGTCCatgtttatacaaagtttatattttcatattttacaaacTTGGTCAAGTTTATAAAAGAATATATTAACATATGCAACACCAAATTAGTTTCATTAGATTCTTCATAAATATATAATCTCGTATTGTGTACTCGCTCCaacccaaaataagtgtcgcagttttgaaccaAATCTAGTTCAAAACTGAGATACTTGTTATGGATCTGCGGTAGTATATATGATGTTGCAAATTTTATCATGTTTTTCTATAAGTTTTGTCAAACTCAAGTTTAAGGCAGCATAACATAGAACTTCAATTAATTTGGAAAAAGAGAGTATTTGCTATCATGA
Proteins encoded in this window:
- the LOC123064843 gene encoding probable WRKY transcription factor 75 is translated as MAAVGAAPLLYQQQAQAAGDGCYFSSMSSHFSHGGISSTSSSPASSFSAALGATPPAAPAIAADPAAQFDISEYLYDEGTFAAPLPPVVSVPAVGAAAASSASAVTARSAESAERPRTERIAFRTRSEVEILDDGYKWRKYGKKAVKNSPNPRNYYRCSTEGCSVKKRVERDRDDPAYVVTTYEGTHSHVSPSTVYYASQDAASGRFFVAGTHPPPGSLN